The Salisaeta longa DSM 21114 sequence CGATGCCTTTTTTGCGGTGGATCGTAACTGGCGGTTCACGTACCTCAACGAACGCGCCGAGACGCTGCTGCAGCGCTCGCGGGAGGAGTTGATCGGCCAAAACGTGTGGGAGGAGTTTCCGGAGGCCGTCGACCTCCCCTTTTACGAGGAATACCACCGGGCCGTCGATACACAGACGAGCGTGCAGTTTGACGCCTACTTTCCGCCGCTGGAGACGTGGTTCGAGGTCTCGGCGTTTCCGATGGACGACGGCGGCCTCTCGGTGTACTTCAACGATGTCACCGAACGCAAAGACAACGAGGAACACCTGCGGCGCCTCTCGCAGGCCATCGAGCAAGTCAACGAGTCGATTGTCATCACCGAAGGCGCGCCGCTTGATCCGCCCGGCCCCCGCATCAAGTACGTCAACCCGGCCTTTGAGCGCATGACGGGCTACACCGCCGACGAGGTCATCGGCCAAACGCCCCGCGTGTTGCATGGGCCCGATACCGACCCGGCGGTGCTGGACTCGCTACGCGGCGCCCTGGAAAAGGGGCAGTCCTGGCGGGGCGAGACGGTGAACTACCGGAAGGACGGCACGCCGTTTACGGTGCGCTGGAACGTTGCGCCGGTGCACGCCCCCGACGGCTCCATTGCCCACTGGGTGTCGGCGCAGCGCGACGTGTCGCAAGAGCGTGCGATGGAGCGCGCCCTGCGCGAGCGGGAGGAGTACCTGTCGGTGACGCTCAACTCCATCGGCGACGCCGTCATTGCGACCGACCCCGACGGGTGCATCACCGAAATGAACGCCGTAGCCCAGGAGCTCACGGGCTGGACGTATGAGGAGGCGCGCGGGCAGCCGCTCGCCGCGGTCTTTCCCCTCCACAACGCACAAACCGGCGCGCCCGTCGAGAGTCCGGTGGATGTGGTGCTGCGCGAGGGCCACACCGTAGGCATGGCCAACCACACCGTCCTCACCGCGCGGGACGGAACCACGCATCACATTGCCGACAGCGCGGCGCCCACCCGCACGGCCGACGGGACGCTGCTGGGCGTGGTGATGGTATTTCGCGACGTGACGGAGGCGTACCAGCGCCGCGAGGCCCTCAAGGAAGAACGCGAGCGGCTCGCCCTGGCCCTCGACGGGGCCGACCTGGGGATGTGGGACCTCAACATGAACACCGGCCATACGGTGTACAACGACCATTGGGCGCACATGCTGGGCTACACGCTGGATGATATTAAACCGACGGAGGCCTTCTTCGAGTCGCTGGTCCATCCCGACGACCTGCCCCGTATTCACGCGGCCATCGAGCGGCACGCGCAGGGCGAAATCTCGGGCATCGACCTGGAGATCCGCCTGCGCGCCCGCGATGGCTCGTGGCGTTGGGTGCTGGATCGGGGCAAGATCCTGGAATGGAACGACGACGGCACGCCCCGCCGCATGGTGGGCACCCATCTGGACATCACCGAGCGCAAACAGGCCACCGAGACGCTGCAACGGGAGCAAAAGCTCCTGCAGAACATCTTTGAGGCGAGTCCGGCCGCCATTGTGACGCTCGATGCGGAGGGCGTCTTTACCTTTGCCAGCGCGCGGGTGGAAGACGTGCTGGGGGTGACGCCCGAGGTCTTGCAAGGCCGCACCTACAACGACACCGCCTGGAACCTGACGGCCGTCGATGAGGGCTCCATTGGCGACGAGGAGCTGCCCTTTCGCCGCGTGATGGATACGGGCCATCCGGTGCACGACCAGGAACTGGCGTTGTCGTGGCCCGACGGCACGCGGCGCGTCCTTTCCATCAACGGAGCCCCCCTACGCGACGCGAACGGCCACCTGTACGGCGCCGTATTCGTGTTAGACGACATCACCGAGGCCCGCGCGGCCCGCAGGGAGCTGCTGCACAGCCGCGAGCGCCTGGCCCGCGCCCAAGAGCTCATCAACCTGGGCAGCTGGGAGCGCGACTTCGTGCGCGAGACGCTGTATTGGTCCGACGAAACCCGGCGCATCTTTGGCTACGACGCCCAGGCGACCATTACCTTCGAGGGCTTCATGGCCCGCGTACATCCCGACGACCGCGCCCGCTTGCGAATGCAGCAACGCCATGCCATCGATAGCGGGGACACGCTCGATGTGGAGTACCGCATCTGCCGGCCCGATGGCGAGACGCGCATCGTGCACGAGCGCGGCGCGGTCGATACCGCCCAAGACGGCACCCCGCTGCGCCTTACCGGCACCGTGCTCGACATCACCGAGCGCAAGCGGCGCGAGGAGGAACTCATTGCCGCGAAGGAAACCGCCGAGGAGATGAACCAGCTCAAGTCGGCCTTTCTCGCCAACATGAGCCACGAGATTCGCACGCCGCTCACCTCCATCATTGGCTTTGCCGAGGCCCTGGCCGACATGGAGCTGGGCGACGCGCCGCACCGCTTCGCCTCGATTATCAACCGGAGCGGCAAGCGCCTGCTCGAAACGCTCAACTCGGTCCTCGACCTCTCGCAGCTGGAGGCCGGTTCGCTGCGCCTGCACACCGAAGCCGTCGACGCCACGGCCGAGGTACGCGAGGTGGTGGAATCGTTTGTGGCGCAGGCCGCCCGCAACGACGTTCGCTTGGCGTTCCAGCGCCCCGATCATGCCGTGCAGCTTCATGCTGACCGGGCCGCGCTGCAGCGCGTGGTGTCCAACCTGGTGAGCAACGCGCTCAAGTTTACCCCGCCCGACGGCCGCGTGACGGTGGCCCTTGCCCAAACCGACGGCCGCGGGGTCCTCTCGGTGGCCGATACCGGCGTGGGCATCGGCGAAGACTTCCTCCCGCAGCTCTTTGAAGCGTTCAAGCAAGAATCGACCGGCGACACGCGCGCCTTCGAGGGCACGGGCCTCGGCCTCACCATCACCAAACGCCTGATTGACCTGATGGACGGCTCCATCGCCGTGGAAAGCACCAAGGGCCAAGGCACCACGTTCACCGTGAAGCTACCGGCTGCCACGTGACGACATTACCTCAAAGGTGCGATTAAAAGAGATTCTCAACTCTATCTTTGCCTCCCCGCGACTTATTTCAATACCTCAAAGGTGCGATTAAAAGCCTACCCTATTTTGCAAAGAATCCCGTCCAAATGCAAATGAGTGCGGGTTGGAAGGCGTCTGCGCGGCACGTCATGTCGTCGCCCCTCGGTCGCGCACAACCCCCAAGGGGACGACGACATTCGACTAAACTCTGCAATACCAAATACTTCACGGGACGCTGCATTCGTAATGGGCCCTTGTGTACTGCGCCAATTGCTCCGGCCGGTGCCGGACGACGACGTTCCGCCATCCAGGGCCACGGCTCTTTACGTACAACATACGAAATGCGGCGCCTGCTCGTCAACCCGTTGGCCGGGCTGTAACGTTTTCCCTTCGCGCCGCACGCATGCAACGAGTACGCCCGGTTGGTTCGTGTAGCCTCCGGCTCGTTGTTCTGTTGCACTCATGGGATGTGCCATGCTGGGTTCCTGGTTTATCGTTGGCCTCCTGGTGCTGCTAGGAGGCGGTTGCGCGTCGGAGGCCCCGCCGCCTTCCGATCCGCGAGCTCGGCACGCGGCGCCGCTCCATTCAGGTGCAGGAACTGCTCCTGCTCAAGCGTTATTTCGGGATGAGCATGCAGGCACTGCTCTACCGCATGAAAGATCTGGAGATCATCTCCCAGCACCACTACACGCAGTGGTTCAAGCACATCAACACCATGGGCTGGCGAAAAGCAGAGCCTGAAGCGATGGACTCCGAGCGTCCAACGTGGCTCCGGCGCAGCGTCCTCCGGGCATATTCCGAGGAGTTGCTCTCTCAAGATGAAGCCGAACGGCTGCTGGGCGAATCCATCGACGAAGAGGGCGCACCGGGTCCGCTCGTCAAGCGTCGCGCGTTCATGGACCTGCCGATGGAGGAGCGGCGCAAGATTCTGGCCCGGCAGGCCGAGGCTGTCAAAGAGCACTATGAGGAGACCACTGGAGACCGACAAGCATGGCAAGGAGGCAACCTCGTAGACTATGGCGACGGATAACACATCACCCAGCCCGAGACGTGGGGCGATCTGGCGCGTCCGGCTGCGGCCTACCGAGCCGAACGGCCCCAGCAAAGTATCAGCGGCCGATGCGCTACAGATCCGAGGAGTCGATACATCGCGTTTCGTTCACCGGATGGGACGTATCGCCAGCGCCGATCTGGAGAATATCATCGCGGCCGTGGCCGCCGTTATCGAATACAAGTAACCATCCTCGCTTCACCCGTGGGCTCCTGCTCTCCCCTTCTCCCGCTCCCAATCACCCCACCTGCGAAGACCCGCTTGCGGCGAGCGTAGTAGTGGCGAAGGCGCTCGTCACGAGCGACGCCTCAACTGCTCGACAGCGAGATCGACAATGGCCTCCGTGACGAAGAGCGTGCTGTCCTCGTGAAGGCGACGCAGTAGGCGTTCGGCCCGGTCGAGGTCGATGCATTCCGCGCGGTACGCTCTGACGACGATGCCCAGCGAACCAACGGGCGTCCCGCCTCGCTCTTTCACCGCGTCTCGCACGGCCAGATCATCGGTCAAGACGAGCGAATCCTCTTGCTGCGCAAGGAGCCACAAACAGGCCTGTTCGCCATACTGAAGATCGTCGAGCGATTCCTGATCGATGAATGCCTGTACGTCTTGTCCGCGTTCCGCGTGACGCAAAACATTATCCAGCGACTCGATCTGATGGGGTGGAACGCGCCCCTGCCCAACCGTCTCATTCCACACCGCATCGGGGACGTGCAACACGCTGAATAGCTGCAGGAACGAGAGGCACCCGATCTCATGAAGGTGAATGAGCGGCCCTGCATCGGCAATGGCAGGTCCTATTTCAGCGCCCATGCCAGATCCTCTTTCATGGCGTCCCGCTGCCGCTCGGCCACCTCCACCCAGTCGATCCCGACCTGCTCGATCGCCTCCTCGCGCGATAGGTTTTCTTTTAAATACGCCGCGAGCGTGTGCTCACGCCAGAGCTGGTGAATGCCAGACTGGACGGCCTTGGCGATCACCTCGTCCTCCGAAAGTCCTGTCTCGGCCGAGAGCTGTTCCAGCCGCTTGAGCGTGTCTTTCATAGCTTTCCT is a genomic window containing:
- a CDS encoding type II toxin-antitoxin system PemK/MazF family toxin; translation: MATDNTSPSPRRGAIWRVRLRPTEPNGPSKVSAADALQIRGVDTSRFVHRMGRIASADLENIIAAVAAVIEYK
- a CDS encoding PAS domain S-box protein; translation: MTDPSRPSSTRRLRALARYNILDSAPEDAFDRLTDLAARLFDAAGALITFIDAERQWYKARVGVPATEHPLEASVCVHTIRQDDIFVVPDLTADDRFDLPPLLDDETPVRFYAGAPLITPDGYRLGALCVLDDTPRPPAAVSAADRKTLRDLAAVVMDTLDYRAAHQHRLDVLESITDAFFAVDRNWRFTYLNERAETLLQRSREELIGQNVWEEFPEAVDLPFYEEYHRAVDTQTSVQFDAYFPPLETWFEVSAFPMDDGGLSVYFNDVTERKDNEEHLRRLSQAIEQVNESIVITEGAPLDPPGPRIKYVNPAFERMTGYTADEVIGQTPRVLHGPDTDPAVLDSLRGALEKGQSWRGETVNYRKDGTPFTVRWNVAPVHAPDGSIAHWVSAQRDVSQERAMERALREREEYLSVTLNSIGDAVIATDPDGCITEMNAVAQELTGWTYEEARGQPLAAVFPLHNAQTGAPVESPVDVVLREGHTVGMANHTVLTARDGTTHHIADSAAPTRTADGTLLGVVMVFRDVTEAYQRREALKEERERLALALDGADLGMWDLNMNTGHTVYNDHWAHMLGYTLDDIKPTEAFFESLVHPDDLPRIHAAIERHAQGEISGIDLEIRLRARDGSWRWVLDRGKILEWNDDGTPRRMVGTHLDITERKQATETLQREQKLLQNIFEASPAAIVTLDAEGVFTFASARVEDVLGVTPEVLQGRTYNDTAWNLTAVDEGSIGDEELPFRRVMDTGHPVHDQELALSWPDGTRRVLSINGAPLRDANGHLYGAVFVLDDITEARAARRELLHSRERLARAQELINLGSWERDFVRETLYWSDETRRIFGYDAQATITFEGFMARVHPDDRARLRMQQRHAIDSGDTLDVEYRICRPDGETRIVHERGAVDTAQDGTPLRLTGTVLDITERKRREEELIAAKETAEEMNQLKSAFLANMSHEIRTPLTSIIGFAEALADMELGDAPHRFASIINRSGKRLLETLNSVLDLSQLEAGSLRLHTEAVDATAEVREVVESFVAQAARNDVRLAFQRPDHAVQLHADRAALQRVVSNLVSNALKFTPPDGRVTVALAQTDGRGVLSVADTGVGIGEDFLPQLFEAFKQESTGDTRAFEGTGLGLTITKRLIDLMDGSIAVESTKGQGTTFTVKLPAAT
- a CDS encoding ImmA/IrrE family metallo-endopeptidase, producing the protein MQELLLLKRYFGMSMQALLYRMKDLEIISQHHYTQWFKHINTMGWRKAEPEAMDSERPTWLRRSVLRAYSEELLSQDEAERLLGESIDEEGAPGPLVKRRAFMDLPMEERRKILARQAEAVKEHYEETTGDRQAWQGGNLVDYGDG